CATCGCCAACTACCGGGGGCGGACCCCCACCGACGCACCCGTACTGCGCGACCGCTCGGACGTCGCGGCGTACGCGGCCTACCGCATGCCGGCCACCTTCGAGGCCGTACGGGCCGCCCTGGACGCCCTCGCCGACGCGGCGCCCGACTGGGCGCCGGAGTCGCACGTGGACGTGGGCGGCGGCACCGGCGCCGCGGCCTGGGCGGTGGACGCCACCTGGGACGGTCCGCGCCGGACCACGGTCCTGGACTGGGCCGAGCCGGCGCTGGCCCTCGGCCGGGAGCTGGCGGCCGCCTCCGCCTCGCCCGTGCTGCGCGGCGCCGAGTGGCGGCGGGCCGTCATCGGCACGGGGATGGCCGTCCCCGACGCCGACCTGGTGACGGTGTCGTACGTACTCGGCGAGCTGACCCCGCAGGCCCGTACGGCCGTCGTCGCCGAGGCGGCGCGGGCGGGCCGCGCGGTGGTGCTGATCGAGCCGGGCACACCGGAGGGCTACCTGCGCATCCGCGAGGCCCGCGAGCAGCTGATCGCGGCCGGAATGCGGGTCGCCGCGCCGTGCCCGCACGACGGGACCTGTCCCATCGAGGTCGGCCAGGACTGGTGCCACTTCTCGGCGCGGGTCAGCCGCTCCTCCCTGCACCGGCAGGTCAAGGGCGGCTCACTCCCCTACGAGGACGAGAAGTTCAGCTACGTCGCCGCGACCCGCTTCCCGGTGGAGCCGGCCGCATCCCGGATCACGCGCCGGCCGCAGATCCGCAAGGGGCTCGTCCTGCTGGAACTGTGCGGCCCCGAGGAGGGCGACGGGGCAGGCCTGACCCGGGTCAACGTGACCAAGCGCCACGGCGGCCTGTACAAGGCCGCTCGGGACGCCGACTGGGGCCAGGCCTGGCCGCCGCCCTCGGACGACGACACCCCCTAGGGGCGCAGCTCCTGGGTGCAGCACTTCACGCTGCCGCCGCCCTTGAGCAGTTCCCCGAGGTCCATCGGTACCGGTTCGAACCCCCGGTCGCGCAGCGGTCCGAACAGCCCGGTGGCCCCCTGCGGGAGCAGGACGTGTCGGCCGTCCGACACCGCGTTCAGGCCGAGCGCGGCCGCGTCGCGGCCGTCGGCGATCAGCGCGTCGGGGAAGAGCCTGCGCAGCACGCCCTGGCTGCCGGGCGAGAAGGCGTCGGGGTAGTACATGACCTCGTCGCCGTCCAGGACGCTGAGCGCGGTGTCCAGGTGGTAGTAGCGCGGGTCCACCAGGTCGAGGCCGATGACGGGCCGGCCGAAGAACTCCTGGGCCTCGGAGTGCGACAGCGGGCTGGAGCGGAAGCCGCGGCCCGCGAGGATGAAGCTCGCGGTGACGGCGAAGTCGCCCTCGCCCTCGTTGACGTGGGCGGGCTCGTGGACGTCCTGATAGCCGCT
This DNA window, taken from Streptomyces sp. TN58, encodes the following:
- a CDS encoding small ribosomal subunit Rsm22 family protein, translating into MNASAPTTAETLRSTLGGLLDGLPPKQATAAVERLIANYRGRTPTDAPVLRDRSDVAAYAAYRMPATFEAVRAALDALADAAPDWAPESHVDVGGGTGAAAWAVDATWDGPRRTTVLDWAEPALALGRELAAASASPVLRGAEWRRAVIGTGMAVPDADLVTVSYVLGELTPQARTAVVAEAARAGRAVVLIEPGTPEGYLRIREAREQLIAAGMRVAAPCPHDGTCPIEVGQDWCHFSARVSRSSLHRQVKGGSLPYEDEKFSYVAATRFPVEPAASRITRRPQIRKGLVLLELCGPEEGDGAGLTRVNVTKRHGGLYKAARDADWGQAWPPPSDDDTP